One region of Sulfurisphaera ohwakuensis genomic DNA includes:
- a CDS encoding MMPL family transporter — protein MNRKFIVTIIVWVLILLFSMYLASQSFAHLSYNENVTLPSNSKAFIATNLLSKYFPSGSGNNSIDIVLVNSTPYEDYLIEQKLLNIPLITNVSGVPNVYISYANFLGKVVNETGSLLNESAYALYIFPEKFLFLLNETHNETLALSEAEKGMPSSYSSFYENFANTYVKTENYTLAFEVGISTLNKTQLIALAFINPQGFVTPEYVEKQLPIATAKVLNISPQVSSLLLFKSVNNALESDPKAFFRLLNPPSSLLAVYSKNHTDVILIYTKYSATAVYPNGTFIDEQIVPQVKESVKEVFNGTFYVTGETPVFAELSQLQNEYDAITFILIFAFLLVVTAIYFRSILAPIITLITISLSIISGLAMVTLVSLVTKQQIDFQVIEPMIAVIMGVGTDYSIFLLSRFREELSKGVDKWKAMEISVKTSGKAILISGTTVTIVFLSMTFIPFAGQWGLIIGLSVPFAVGIAVTLLPIIYGALGKKVFWPSKEFKVKPRFEKVAKLSTSKPVIVFVIALVIGLIAGFYVFSTPLNLNFQSYLPNTPAVQGLNVINRAFGENYLNPVLVVFNYSHPITLQDLIQVGKFEAEVSKLNGVEEVFGPVPLNFNGTITPSVLSMFKANVGNNNRTLLVTIIPSYKYDSIQAYNLVKEIQSLTETGYVGGTTADYLAFMDYLFPYYYTLMLLLPVVLAIIVAIFIRSIRIGIGVSLSIILTIVSALAIVYLGFRVSPNVGILFLIPIAVYVLMMGLGNDYSIFILSRVKEEIENGEKDPIVKGLSISANTITALGVILAFSFGALAINPIKSIQELGLAIALAAILDTFIVRTIIYPAILKISLVKRVEQSK, from the coding sequence ATGAATAGAAAGTTTATCGTAACAATAATAGTTTGGGTGTTAATTCTTCTTTTCTCAATGTATTTAGCCTCACAATCTTTCGCACACCTTTCCTACAACGAAAACGTAACACTTCCGTCAAACAGTAAAGCATTTATAGCAACTAACCTACTTAGCAAATATTTCCCATCCGGTAGCGGTAACAACTCTATTGATATTGTCTTAGTTAACTCCACACCTTATGAAGATTATTTAATAGAGCAAAAACTACTTAATATACCCTTAATAACTAATGTAAGTGGGGTACCTAACGTTTACATAAGCTATGCGAACTTTTTAGGGAAAGTAGTTAATGAAACGGGATCATTACTCAACGAAAGTGCATATGCACTTTATATCTTTCCAGAAAAATTCCTGTTCTTGTTAAACGAAACACATAACGAAACACTAGCCTTAAGTGAAGCTGAAAAAGGAATGCCATCTTCATATTCTTCGTTTTATGAAAACTTCGCTAATACTTACGTGAAAACTGAAAATTATACTTTAGCATTTGAAGTTGGTATTTCGACCTTAAACAAAACTCAGTTAATAGCATTAGCATTTATCAATCCTCAAGGATTTGTTACGCCAGAGTACGTAGAGAAGCAACTACCAATTGCTACTGCAAAAGTTTTAAACATTTCACCGCAAGTATCTTCCCTTCTACTGTTCAAAAGTGTTAATAATGCATTAGAATCGGACCCTAAAGCTTTCTTCAGACTTTTAAATCCTCCCTCCTCACTACTTGCAGTTTATTCTAAGAACCACACAGATGTTATTCTTATTTACACAAAATATTCAGCTACTGCAGTTTATCCTAATGGAACATTTATTGATGAGCAAATTGTACCACAGGTAAAGGAAAGTGTTAAGGAAGTTTTTAACGGAACATTTTACGTTACTGGTGAAACACCAGTATTTGCTGAGCTTTCTCAATTACAGAATGAGTATGATGCAATTACATTTATCTTAATTTTCGCTTTCCTACTTGTCGTAACAGCTATCTACTTCAGAAGCATTTTAGCACCTATAATAACCTTAATTACTATAAGCCTTTCGATCATTTCCGGTTTAGCTATGGTAACCCTAGTGAGTTTAGTAACAAAACAGCAAATAGACTTCCAAGTAATAGAACCTATGATAGCCGTAATCATGGGTGTAGGAACTGATTATAGTATATTCTTACTTTCACGTTTTAGAGAAGAACTAAGTAAAGGAGTTGATAAATGGAAGGCCATGGAAATTTCTGTGAAAACGTCTGGAAAAGCGATTTTGATAAGTGGGACAACAGTAACTATAGTCTTTCTTTCAATGACTTTTATTCCGTTTGCTGGACAATGGGGATTAATAATCGGTCTTTCAGTACCGTTTGCTGTAGGAATTGCTGTAACTTTATTACCAATAATCTACGGAGCTTTAGGGAAAAAGGTGTTCTGGCCTTCAAAAGAATTTAAGGTAAAACCAAGGTTTGAAAAAGTTGCTAAACTGTCAACATCTAAACCGGTAATAGTGTTTGTAATTGCTTTAGTCATTGGTTTAATAGCAGGCTTCTATGTATTTTCAACCCCTTTAAACTTGAATTTCCAATCGTACTTACCTAATACACCAGCTGTACAAGGATTAAACGTAATTAATAGGGCTTTTGGAGAAAATTACCTAAACCCTGTTCTTGTAGTATTTAACTATTCTCACCCTATAACGCTACAAGATTTAATCCAAGTAGGGAAATTTGAGGCTGAGGTTAGTAAGTTAAATGGTGTTGAGGAAGTCTTTGGTCCAGTACCACTAAACTTTAACGGCACAATAACACCATCAGTTCTTAGTATGTTTAAAGCAAATGTTGGAAATAACAATAGGACATTACTCGTTACTATAATACCCTCTTACAAGTATGATAGTATACAAGCTTACAACCTAGTGAAGGAAATTCAAAGTTTAACTGAAACTGGCTATGTTGGGGGAACTACTGCAGATTATCTAGCTTTCATGGATTATTTATTTCCTTACTACTATACATTAATGCTTCTATTACCCGTAGTTTTAGCAATAATAGTAGCAATTTTCATACGTTCAATTAGGATAGGTATTGGTGTTTCATTAAGTATAATACTAACTATAGTATCCGCTTTAGCTATAGTGTATTTAGGGTTTAGGGTTTCTCCAAATGTAGGAATACTATTCTTGATTCCTATAGCAGTTTACGTATTAATGATGGGTTTAGGAAATGATTATAGTATATTTATTCTTTCTAGAGTGAAAGAGGAAATTGAGAATGGCGAAAAAGATCCAATAGTAAAGGGATTATCTATTTCAGCCAATACTATAACTGCGTTAGGTGTAATTTTAGCCTTTTCGTTCGGTGCATTAGCTATAAATCCCATTAAATCTATTCAAGAACTTGGTTTAGCAATAGCTTTGGCTGCAATTCTAGATACTTTCATAGTTAGAACTATAATTTATCCAGCAATCCTCAAAATCTCTTTAGTAAAAAGAGTGGAACAAAGTAAATAA
- a CDS encoding DNA polymerase domain-containing protein — protein sequence MEEIVLDAYPTKGGVKLLLNDFRTEFVKTTFPVYVITDNPDIVLQHPEVKYYEKEKWKSLDGKEVELYRFEVESFNAYYYIKKRLKVVNEIPTVLAQTLYRLKIPLVDRVEKVNYATVKFLRWYDGCTDCYEINGERVYDLDDFEADVVECYGFPCNKIKAQVKVQGEMKRSPVSIKGLLEWSYVSKTPLHEIAYATIGKALTTNEAWVALKKKIIIPNVVPRIEKLRKLEDIMRADKGGLFIFPKPGCYEDVYQIDFKSMYPSLIIKYNISAETVDTCDDIKTELHSICLKERGIVPEALEWLIRRKEELKKIDEERAEAIKWILVASFGYLGYRNSKFGKIEAYEMVTYFARKTLRKTIEIAESLGIEVLHGIIDSLIVKGDVSKLVETVEKETGLKLDYKKFKWVIFTTTKDNMPYPTRYIANREDGEIIAKGLIRSNMPNIVKSFLNDSLEILSKTKDCNEVKASVKKIKELLDYYKRRVINGEPADYVIWIKDVPYVRGIKGFYDAREGFKGKDVDYYKAYLERIFDDLTKAIKC from the coding sequence ATGGAAGAAATTGTACTTGACGCTTATCCAACAAAAGGAGGAGTAAAACTTCTGCTAAACGATTTTAGAACTGAATTCGTAAAGACAACTTTCCCAGTCTATGTAATAACTGATAATCCAGACATTGTTCTTCAACATCCTGAGGTGAAATACTATGAGAAAGAAAAATGGAAGAGCCTAGATGGTAAAGAAGTTGAGCTTTACAGATTTGAGGTCGAAAGCTTTAACGCTTACTATTACATAAAGAAAAGGTTAAAAGTAGTCAACGAGATACCAACAGTACTAGCACAAACACTGTATAGACTGAAAATTCCTTTAGTAGATAGAGTAGAGAAAGTTAATTATGCTACGGTAAAATTCCTTAGATGGTATGATGGGTGTACAGATTGTTACGAAATAAATGGCGAAAGAGTTTATGATTTAGATGACTTTGAAGCTGATGTTGTAGAATGTTATGGTTTTCCTTGTAACAAGATTAAAGCTCAAGTTAAGGTTCAAGGAGAGATGAAAAGGTCACCAGTATCTATAAAGGGACTTCTTGAGTGGTCTTATGTATCTAAAACACCATTGCACGAAATTGCTTATGCAACTATTGGAAAAGCGTTAACAACGAATGAAGCGTGGGTAGCTTTAAAGAAGAAAATCATAATACCAAATGTTGTTCCTAGAATAGAGAAATTAAGAAAATTAGAAGATATAATGAGAGCAGATAAGGGAGGTTTGTTTATATTCCCTAAACCCGGTTGTTATGAGGACGTTTACCAAATAGATTTTAAATCAATGTATCCTTCTCTGATTATAAAATATAACATATCCGCTGAAACTGTTGACACTTGTGATGACATAAAGACAGAGTTGCATTCAATTTGTCTTAAAGAAAGGGGTATTGTGCCAGAAGCTTTAGAATGGCTTATAAGGAGAAAAGAAGAGCTAAAGAAAATTGATGAAGAGAGAGCAGAAGCAATAAAATGGATTTTAGTGGCCTCTTTTGGCTATCTAGGGTATAGGAACTCTAAGTTTGGTAAGATAGAAGCGTATGAGATGGTTACTTATTTTGCTAGAAAAACGTTAAGGAAAACAATTGAGATAGCTGAAAGTTTGGGAATTGAAGTACTTCACGGTATAATTGATTCTTTAATAGTTAAGGGAGACGTTTCGAAACTAGTTGAAACCGTAGAAAAAGAAACCGGTTTAAAGTTAGATTACAAGAAGTTTAAGTGGGTTATCTTTACAACCACTAAAGATAATATGCCTTATCCAACAAGATATATAGCAAATAGGGAGGATGGAGAGATTATCGCTAAAGGACTCATAAGGAGTAATATGCCTAACATTGTGAAGTCCTTCCTAAACGATTCCCTTGAAATTCTTTCAAAGACTAAAGACTGTAATGAAGTCAAAGCAAGTGTAAAGAAAATTAAGGAACTTTTGGACTATTATAAAAGAAGAGTAATTAACGGTGAGCCAGCCGATTATGTTATTTGGATCAAGGACGTTCCATATGTTAGGGGAATAAAAGGTTTTTATGATGCTAGGGAAGGATTTAAGGGTAAAGATGTTGACTACTATAAGGCATACCTAGAAAGGATATTTGATGATTTAACCAAGGCGATTAAATGTTGA
- a CDS encoding DNA polymerase II — protein MGRTQPSYTRAVDKELETVEKIISRLHSPSLESLLEEVRKKVRYIQSASYDEFVDPYNLVYFTFIWALAEECEKWKKLYLTLIQQKEE, from the coding sequence ATGGGAAGAACACAACCCTCTTACACTAGGGCTGTAGATAAGGAGCTGGAAACAGTAGAAAAGATCATTTCACGTTTACATTCCCCTTCATTAGAGTCACTTCTTGAGGAAGTAAGAAAGAAAGTTAGATACATCCAAAGCGCTTCTTATGACGAATTTGTAGATCCCTATAATCTAGTGTATTTCACATTTATTTGGGCTTTAGCGGAGGAGTGTGAAAAATGGAAGAAATTGTACTTGACGCTTATCCAACAAAAGGAGGAGTAA